The sequence CGCATAAAGAGTTCAGAAACGGGGTGAGGGGGGAAGAGGTTGTACGCTCACATTGACAGGAGGCTACATCTCAATCCCTTGAATATCAGGTAAATTATACTCCACCCCTGTTTTGGCGTCAAAAAAGAACCCGCCCGGCAGGCGGGCGGGGCGTGGTTTTGATGGCTAAAAGCCTTCCACTCTAACGAGAATTTCTGTTGCAAATTTAATGAATGTGCAAAGAGCCGAGGAACCCGATCTGGTACCCTCCAGATTGTGCGGGGAATAATAATGTACGCGCGGGGACTGCTCCCTCGGTCTATCTAACATGATTTGACCATTAGTAATATAGTTCATTTTTACTCTTGGTGTCAAAAGAAAAACCCCGCCATTAGAGGACGGGATTGTCGCGAAGAGTTTGACCGAAAGCCGATCACGGATGCAGCTCCGTTGACGGTTGTTCCTTCGGCTGCAGAAAATGAAATAACTGTTATTTAGATTGTATATTATTTCTATTCCTGGTGTCAAAAAAAATGACCCCCACCGCCGTTGGCGGTAAGGGTCACAGAGGTTGACCGAAGAGGCTAATGGGGGGATTGGTCCCATTTTGTGACCCTTCGATCTGACCGGATCATGTCTTTTAGATTATAGCTTATTTCTGTTCTTTCCGGAATAGCAGGTAAGAATAAATCACTGGTACCAGCCCAGCCAAGATAATTCCAGCCATCGGGATGTAAAAATTCAGCGGGGTGGGCCAAATTGGTGTGGTAAAGAATAGCAATCCACCAATCACAAACATATATCCGCCCAAATGATGAGTCTTTTTCCAGTTATCATCCGAGTTGAGTGTCCATGGCGTCCGGATACCCATAAAGAAGTTGGACTTGATTTGATGCAGATAATTGCCGATCAAAATAAACAAAGCTCCGACCGCCATGGGCACAATTACATCAATTTTTAAGGGCTGGCCGGTAACTGCTACCCAAGTTGTAAGCAAGAACATAAATAGTAAGAATACCATCATGACATTTCTAATCATCTGGTAGAAGCCCATGGATTGATGAAAATGTTCTCGGCGAGGTTCAAAGACTGGGATCAGTAAAAATAGCAGATACATCCCTAACATCATTACTGGAATCCCCAAAGCGTGGCCCAGAGGGCTGGTCCAACCATCAACCTGGCCGGTAATGCCCCAATGGGATGGCACTAACGCGGGCAGTTTCGGATAAGCCCACCAGCCGACTGCTGCGGCGATAATAATAGTCAACCAAGAAAACCACTCATTGCGGATATTGAATTTGAATTTTTCTGTCGCCATATATTCTCCTTTATTGTTTAATATTTTTGAGTTACTCTCTTTGTCATTCCCGACCTTTCTCTTCTGTCATCCTCGACCGACGCGCATGGCGCAGTTCGGATCGGGGATCCCTGCCTACCGGCAGGCAGGCAGGCCTAGATCCCAGATCCTGATTTGCCTTTGGCAATCCGGTCTGGGATGACAATTAATACACAGAATCTTTACTATTAAATGTTTCTAATAAATTATTTAACACCTCGTAAAAAACCGTCGTATTAAGGGAATAGATAATCTTTTGGCCTTTTCGTTCGGAAGTTGCCAGATTGGCCTGTTTCAGCACTGAAAAATGATGCGACAGCGAGGGCAGGGACAAAGCAGGGAAGCGGGAAGCAATCTGGCCAGCTGTCAGATCTCTTTTTTGGAGCAGTTTTAATATTCTTCTCCGCGTAGGATCAGACAAGGCATGCAAGGCAACTGAGATAGATTCAATAGTCATATTTAGATATTTAAACAACTATCTAAATACTACCAATAGATACTTGGATTGTCAATATTCTAGGGCTGTCATTCCAACTCACTCGTCATCCTGAACTCGTTTCAGGATCTTTCCTGTTGTCATCCCTAGTGGAGTCGAGGGATCTCGGCCATTTTTCTCCTATGGGTTATTGGTTTATAATGAGTTTATTCATTATCCTATTGGTGTTACATTGGCAATTGGATAAATTGGAAATTAACCCGCAGAGTTTAGTATTGGGGCGTGGCCAAGTGGTAAGGCAACGGCCTTTGAAGCCGTGATCGTAGGTTCGACCCCTACCGCCCCAGCCATAAATTCGGAATGAAAATGATCTATTGGGGGATATAATAGCGGCATTATTTGCTAAACAAACTAATAATATGATGCTTTTGCCACAAACAATGATTCAGATTGTTGGCTCTGGAGGGGGGCTCATTATTGATCTGGACAAGCAGATGCTTTTAACTGATTCCATGATTCAAATAGCAGCAGCTGCAGCGCACTCAGGTGCCAAGGTTACATTTCGTCTAGGTAAAACTATCCTTCTGAGCGATGTCATGATTCAAATAGCAGCAGCTGGTCGTGGTTCTGTAACTTTTGATCTCAGATAAAAACATTATGGATCAAAACTATTATTTTATTGATGGGTCTGCTCTCTTGGCCCAAGTACGGACTCTCTGGAAAAAAGAACCTGCGTTTAATTGGCGTAGACTTGATCCTCTGAAGTTTATTAAACATCTTGCTTTTTCATACCCTGATCTTGGCTCAGCTAACTATAAAAGAGCTGAATTCTTTTTTCCATCTGGAGAACAAAATATAGAAACATATCTTTTGACACCAGAAATCACAGCACCTGGACTCGTGCGCGATGTCCATTTTAAATACTGTGGGGAAAAATTAGATCGTTCTGTAGCGTATGAAAAATGGTTGGAGGAAGAAGTGCCTCCACAATGGAGAGATAGGTGTGTCAAAAGTGAGAAAGGAGTAGATATAGAAATATGCTGTAATGCCTTAAGACTAGCCTCTATGGGAAAAATGGACCGGTTGTTCTTCTTTACTAACGACCGAGACTTTATTCCTCTTTGTAAAACCCTAAAAGATTTCGGTACTAATGTAAGCTTGATCCATCTTTCTAAACATACCAACCCAAATAAGCAACTTATTGACGAATGTGATTCTTATGACGTTTTAAAAGAGGACTACCTTAATAATATATTTGAAGATTCAAAGTTATCAGATGATAAGCAAATAAGTTCTATTGAAGAGATAGTTGATGTTGATGCCAACGCTACCGTTGAATTATTGCCTGAATCCCAAGAAGTTTTAGATAAAGCAATCTGATCTCTACTATTCTCCGACATAAAATCAATAATAGTTGGCATTATCGACATAACTGCATGGTCATTACTTATTGGCAAAATTAAAATATGAAGATAAGGCGGTATATTTCAACCGATTATTCTGATATTAAGCAAAACCTTATTGAAGGGGATTTGTTCTACGAGGAGTTAGATAACGAAAATAGACTAAATCAGAAGATTCAGAAAGACCCCAATTCTATTTTGGTTGCAGATGTAGATAACAAAGCAGTCGGTAATGTCTTTATTATGGAAGATGGCTGGATGGCTCTAATATTTCATTTAGCTGTCAGAAAAGATTATCAGCATAAAGGCATTGGCACAGAACTACTAAAAGCTGCCGAAGCCTACCTTAAAGATAAGGGATTCGAGGAAGTTCAGATTGTAGTTAGAGAAGCCAACCCTGAACTGCTGGGGTATTATGAAAAACTAGGATATCAGAAAGGCGGTTCCTTCAGGTGGATGACCAAAGAGTTGAAGTAGAACCTGATAAGATAGAATTGAAAGAAATTAATTAATGAACCATGGATTATAAGGGAGCAATTATTAAGGAAAGCTTGGAGAATAAGGATGTTCTTAAAGACATCAAAATTATAGATACCAGGGTTGAAGAAGTTACAAAAGAGCACGAAACACCTTGGCTATCCCAGTGGACAATACACAATATTGAAGTTCCTGAAGACAAGGCAGATGAAATTGCTGAGAAACTTAGCCATTCCCTTGATTCTAACAATGGTGGAACTTGGTATGCTGACTTCAAGAATGACCAGTACCACTATATTATTTACCGAGATAAAGTCTTTAAGGTAGATAGAAAAAGCAAGGAGCAATATGATGAGGCAGAGCAGTATGGTATTTCTATTGGAACCACACCAAGTCAGCTCATAAACTATGAGGGTGAGTATAAAGATGCGGTTTAGGAAGAAATAATATGGCTAAAATAATCCCACTAAATCATAGGACTATAGTTCAGCTTGTCCCTGTTTCGCCATATAACTTCGATGCTACTATCCATAAGCCATCTCATTTTCCATCATCAGACAATGAGTGGGAAAAGGGCAAATACTGGATTACTATGCGGTGGAAAGGTCAGAACTTGGGTTTGAAATTAGAAAATGAGGGGACTACTAAGAAGCCAAAGCTAAAGCTGAATGTTTATTCTCAAAAGCCGCTGACCAAAGATTTTATTGCCACTCTTATCCCAGAAATAGAGTGGAGATTTAATTTAAAATCAGATATCAGTGAGTTTTCTAATAAGTTTGAAGATGATGAGGTGTTAGGTCCAGTATTGAAGAAATGGAAGGGAATGAAGCCTGTGGCCGCTAATTCACTCTATGAAACTTTGATGATATATATTGTCTTGCAAAATGCGACTGTACGGAGAACAGCCCAGATGTTAGAAAATCTCTTTAATAAATTCGGTAAGCAGGTGTCTTTTGGTAACAAAGTTCTGTATACTTTTTGGGAGCCGCAAGATATTGAAAAGGTGTCAGAGGAAGACTTAAGAGTTTTAAAGCTTGGCTACCGAGCAAAATTTATCAAGAAAATCAGTCAACAGTTCGCCAGTTGAGAAATGGACGAGTTTGCTATGAGGGAGTTGGGCAGGGAAGCCCTAAAACAACAAACCCTTAAGCTATATGGTATTGGTCCAGCTTCGGTAGAATATTTATTATTTGAGGATTTCTATCATTGTGAAGGGCTGGAAACCATACCACCTTGGGAACAGAAGATATTTTCTAAACTCATTTTTGATAAGAAGCTGGTCCCTGTAGATAAAATTCTAAAATTCTTCCGCAATAGATATAAAGGGTGGGAGAAACTGGCATCCCATTATATTTGGGAAGACATTTTTTGGAAGCGAAAGACCCAAAAGATAGATTGGTTGGAGAAAGAAATAAGATTATGAATAAAAACAATACATTGACTTTAACACTCCTGTTTCTGTCAGCTGTGTTATACAGTAGTTATTTTGTTTCCACGAAGTATATGTTGCTTCAAGGTATTCACCCCCTTGCAATTGCTTCTTCTGTCGCCACTGTCCTCACCGTGTATATAACAGTTATTATGTTTTTTGATAGAAATTTTGCCAAAGAAGTGCACAGGTTAGATTGGTATAAAATTAGTCCGTTATTAATTGCTGGGATTGCCGTATCGGGTATCGGCCCGATATTGCTCTTTTACGGGCAAACTATGACCTCTGTCACTAACAGTGCATTTATATTTCAACTTTCTCCCTTATTTGCTGGTTTGTTGGGCATAATTTTTTTAAAAGAAAGACCACGGTTGTATTTCTGGTTAAGTCTAATAATAATCCTAGCAGGACTATTCTTTTTAACTACCAAAGGAGGCGTTAGCTCTCCTACGTTAGGCGACCTTATGGTTTTGATATTAGCATTTTTATTTGGAGCTTATAATACAATCGCCCAAACATTCTCTGTTAAAATGTCGCCCTTGACATTAAGTAACATAAGAATGTTAGTAGGGAATATTCTGGTCATATTAAGTGCTTGGTTTATATTGGGGTCGGGTTCTGTGTTAGCACTATTTCAATTCCCATTGTTGATTATATTCAGTGCCCTGTTTATTTATCTCTATGTATTCGCAACACACGTAGGTATTAAACAAATAGGTTCTTCTAATACAACCGCATTACTTACAGTTACAGCTTTGTTTTCCACCTTGTTTGCTTCTTTGATAGGTGAGATACCAATGCCCATTCAGTTTATAGGAGGGTTGATTGTTATATTAGGGATAGTGTTGTTGGTTAAGAGGGGAATGAAGACTGTTACCATTCAGTCTTAGATATCTAGCGCATTGGTTAGTTCAGGCATATAAACACACCTGTCCAACCTCCTGAAAATCGTTAGCGTTACTGGCGGGTCAGCTCGTGATATAATCCCAGTGTATATTTATAATTTTTGTATATGTTTAAAAGAATATTTTATAGTGCCTTAGTGGTTATTTTAATTATGTCTATTTCGGCACCAGTCATGGCTGCGCCGACATTTTTAATAGCTGATGAAAATGGCATAGTTAGCCTATCCAAACCTGTCAATGACGATGCGTATATTGCCGGCGGGAATGTAACGATTGATCAGGATATCTGGGGTGACTTATTTGTGGCCGGTGGCACCATTGATATTAATACCGACATTGCTGGGGATCTATTTATTAGCGGTGGGAACATCTCTATTCGCGGTTCAGTCGGCGATGACGTCCACATAGGGGGAGGTAATATCTCCATTTACGGAGAGATCAAAGACGACCTGATGATTGGTGGCGGAACGGTGCTGATAGCCGACACCGCAACTGTGCGGGGAGATCTTTTGGTCGGGACAGGCAATTTTGACTTGTATGGCACAGTTCTAGGCAATGTCAAAGCCGGTTTTGGCAATGCTAAAATTGCTGGGGTAATCAATGGTAACGCCGATTTGCGCTACGGCGACGGGAAGCTCATTTTTGCTGATGGGGCTAAGATCCGTGGCCAGTTAGATTATTGGGCAAAAAGTGAGAATAATTCCTTTGATAAGATCGCAGGGACTATCACATATCATAAAATGACCAGCTCCAGATCTAGCTTGCCAATATTCGCTACCATCTTTGTTCCCACGGTCATATTGATGGGAATGTTTTGGCCGTTTATCAGCATTTTACTTTTAGGGGGGTTATTGATTCTATTGTTGCCTAAATATCTTCCCAGGATGGTCGAAACGACTAAAAAAGATTACTGGACAGCGCTCTGGCAAGGGTTACTGTTTATTATTGTGGCCCCGGTGTTAGCTTTGCTGATTGCTTTCACTGGAGTTGGCATACCTATATCAGTAATCATGATGCTGAGTTTTGTTATTTTGGCAATTCTCGCTAGCGTACCTGTGTCGATGGCGATCGGGAGTTATCTATTAAAATACAAAGAAGGCGACAAGGCGAAACAATTTGGCGCGCTGGCCATTGGGGCATTAGTGTATGTTATTGTCGGGTCATTCCCGCTCATCGGTTGGTTGGTTAAGCTTATTCTCTTTGTGATTGGCATCGGAGCGATCTGGGTAGATTCTCGCTCCATGATCAAAAAAGGAATTTATTAGACACCATCCACTACCCATAATCCAGTGCATCAGAGGTAGTCTAAACGCACCCGATCAATTCAGACCCAATTTTAATAATGGGTCTGTTTTACTATCTAAATTTGAATCCTCGCGTGGAGTTAAAATCTGATAAACTAAAAATGCAGTAGTTTAATAGTTAACATCTAAATAAATGACATTCCTAGCGCATTGGTTGGTTTATACCTTAGCTATCATCATCACGACTTATCTCTTGCCCGGCGTTAATCTAACTGGATTTGCCGCGGCCTTGGTTACGGCATTAGTTTTAGGTTTAATCAACACAGTAATTAGACCTATTCTAATTTTATTAACTTTGCCGATCAATATTATTACTCTCGGTTTGTTTACCTTTGTCATAAATGCAGCCTTAATCTTGCTCGCTGCCGCTATTGTCCCAGGATTTATAGTTCAAGGTTTTTGGGCGGCATTAATCTTTAGTATCGTTTTGGCTATTATTGCTGCTGTCTTAAACGGGTTGTTGGGGAAATAATCTGAACCCAGCGTGTAGGTTAGAACCAAACCCACTGAAAACTGGTAGGACCGGGCTTCGCTATACTATGGAAATCCTGTAGTTTCGACCGAAGCTCTTATTCGAGAGTCACCCCAACACTGGCCCAGCCGTCTATTTAGTTTTGTATAATATAAAATATGAAGAAGAAAATCTTATTTCTCTACAATGGCGGCACTATCGGCCAAGTCCCCACTGAAGTAAATGGGGTAATTGTGTCGGCTCCGCCAAAAGATGCGAGCATCTTTAAGGCCGCCGTAGACCCGATTATTGAGCGGTTCGGTGATAAGTTCGATATTGTTTATGAAGTCGTTACTACCAAGGAATCATCCAGTATGACTCCTCAGGATTGGGAAAGACTTATCTTTCGCATCAAAAAAGCCCAGGACGAGGAAAATTTTGATGCCGTAGGTATTGCTCATGGCACTGACACGCTGGCTTATACGGCCACAGCTCTTAGTTTTGCTCTGCATGGCGTCAATCCGAGTCAAAGCGGTTTGCGTATTCCTATTTGCTTAACCGGTTCCCAAAACCCCGTGTATATGGAAGGCGGTGATGGGCGGTTTAATCTTGAAAATATGTTCAGGACCATCGAGCAGTGTATGGATGTGGGCGTGGGTGATGTCTTGATCAACTTTTGGAATCGCGTGCTGTTAGGTTGCCGCACAGTCAAGGTGAGTGAACGCGATTTTGATGCTATGCAGACTCCGGCGGTGTTGAATGCGGGGATAATTAACTCCCGAGGAGTGATTATTTATCCTGAACGGGTCAGACTGGCAAAGAACGCCTTGCCAAAAATCCAATTAGCCCCCAAATTTGCTCGGGGGGTGATCAGTTTTGAACTAACTCCGGGACTGGATCCGAATCTTCTGCTTAGTTTTATAACAGCCGGGGGGATGTCGGCGATGATTCTAAAATCTCTTGGAGAAGGCAATGTTTGCAGTGAAGGGGCTTACAATATGATTCCCGCAATCAAGCAGATCACGGGTGAATATATGACGCCTATTTTTATGGCATCGAAATTTATTGGCGGTAATGCTGACTCGGCGGTGGATGCCAGCGGCGCAGCGGCGATTAATGCTGGCGCTATTGCCTGTTACGATACTACCGACATCGCCATTGATATAAAAGTTCGTTGGCTGGCGGGAAATGGGCTTTGTTCCACTATTTCTGATTATTCTAAAGCCATGAAAACGAGCTATTGCGGAGAGGTAACCGAGCCAAAAGTACAGTAAACGTAGTATTAAGGCCTACTCGAGATAATCAATGAGCGATTTACCGAATAAAATAGTCTGCACGATCTGTAGTGGTCATAAAAGTACCTTGCCAGGATTGATTCCGGCTTATTTGCGCTACGCTTCATCTAGAATAGATCTGGTGCACTCAATTTCTGATCAGCAAAAATTGCCATTCTTTATCCTGTCGGGGAAGTACGGCCTGATAAATGCCAACCAATCGATTCCATATTATGATCATTTATTACTGGCAGATGAGGTAGAACATCTAGCAGAGATAGTAAAGGTGCAACTCAAAGGCGGCAATTGGAAATCAATAGATTTCTATGTTAAAACCAATGATCCGGCATGGAAACCATATGTAGAAGTTATAACAAAAGCCGCTAATGATACAGGTATCACCTTGAATAAGTTAGAAATATCATCAGCCATCAGTTAGAACCTGATAAGATAGATTTATGAATAAATATGACGGACAAGTAGAATCAGTGGTAGCTCCTATTATCGTCAATGATGAAGGCAAAATTTTACTGATGACATCGCCCAAATGGGGAGATAAATATACCTTACCGGGTGGCCATATAGAATACGGAGAAACTCTTTCTCAAGCTGCAGAACGAGAAGCTAAAGAGGAAAGTGGTTTAGATGTGAAGGCTCTCTATCTTGTGGATGCCGGGACAATGATTAACAGTCCAGAGTTTTTTAGAAAACAAGCCCACTTTGTTTATCATCGGGTGGCCTGCAAGGTTGTCGGCGGCGAACTAAATACTGATTCTGTAGAAACTACGGAATTAGTTTGGGTAACCCCGGAAGAAGCCCTGAAGTTGCCATTGGCGACTGGAATGGAAGTTTCGATCAAGAACTATATCAACGGTGTGAAATTAGATATGGGAGAATATGTATTCTAATATGAAAAAAGTTGTTATCTGCGCCAGTGCGGCTTTTTATACGGAAGCCCAGGAATGGAAGAAAAGGTTAGAGGAAATAGGTTACAGAGTTACTACCACCCTAAAAGACATCGATGAAAGCGATATTTTTCAGTACCGGCAAACTCATCAGGAGCATTACGCCAAAATGGCAGAGTGTGATATCGTATTTATCCTAAATTTAGAAAAGAAAGGTATCCCTGGCTATATTGGAGCGAGCGTTTTTGCTGAAATAGCTTTCACCATCGGTTTAAATATGGTGTTTAACAAAAATATCCAGATACTCTGTGTAAATCCGATTCCTGACAATTTGCCGTATTCGGATGAACTCACTAAATGGCAAAAACTCGGCTGGATAAAACAATTCCAACCAGTTGCCGCACCTGAATCAGTAGAATAAATTTATGAGCAAATTATATTTTGACCACACATACGTTTCTGTCCAGGATATGGATAGGGCTATAAACTTTTACGAAACTCTTTTGAATAAAAAGGTTTCTTGTCGTGAAGAGAATATCTGGGCTGATTTTGACATAGGGGAAGGGTGTTATTTTGGCTTAATCAACCCCGACATTGTTAGTAAGGAGAGAAAAATCGGGAATAACTCTATCTCTGTTTTTGCAACTGATAATGTTGATGAGGCTTACGAGAAGTTAAAAGATATGGGTGTAAAGATTATCCACGACATAGAAACTTTAAAATATACGGATTACTTTTATAGAATGTTTTTATGTGAAGATACCGAAGGCAACCTTATTGAAATCGCTCAGTATGACCGGTCTTAACAGGATAAATCAATGAGCAAACAACCCATCCGCAATAATCTGATTATAGAACTTCATGTCCCTGATTTTGATGTCGCCAAGGAATTTTATGGGATATTAGGCTTCAGAGTAATTCTTGAACATCCTATTACAACTACCGAACCTGGCTATCTGGTGATGAAAAGACCAGATGTATTAGGGGATAGTATCATTAATTTTTATGGCGGTAACGAGCAAGTTTATCAACAATCATATTTCAAAAACTTTCCTTCTACTACCAAAAGAGGCTATGCCACAGAGTTGACGATGCCTATCTCTAATGTTGATGATTTCTTTAATCAAATTTCACCCAAAATTAAAGACCATATTATGCAGGAGATTAAAGATAAGAAAGACGGGGATATGGCTTGGCGAGATTTTCGGGTAGGAGACCCATTTGGTTTCTATTTAAGATTCACCGAACTGATAGATTGGGGACAATAATCAATATTGTATGGCAAAAGTAAAAGTTTTAATCGAAGGATATGCGAAGGAGTTGGAAAATGGCTGGATAGCCAGCTCTACCGTCTGTTTGGTTACTACGGGGGATAAGAGAATAATTACGGATCCAGGCTGTAATCGAGAAAAACTATTAGAAGCACTTAAAGGTGAGAACTTAGCTACGGGCGATATAGATTATGTCTTTTTGTCTCATTGTCATCCTGACCATGTTCTTTTAGCAGGAATTTTTGAGAAGGCAAAGTTTGTAACCTTTGACTCCAACTTACTTTACGATAAAGACCATCTCTCTAAATTTGATATACATATATTAGGTGAAGATATTGAGATTGTTGAGACGCCCGGACACGTACTGGAACACCTTTCATTAATAGTTAATACATCTCAAGGCAGAGTGGCGATTGCCGGGGATGTTATCTGGTGGGTAGATGGAGAAGAACAAAAGTTTGATATAGATCAGGAGGATCATTCTCAAGCAAAAGGAATGAATATGAAACAGTTAGTGGAAAGTAGACGAAATCTTTTAGAACACGCAGATTATATAATCCCTGGCCATGGGAAAATGTTTAAAGTCCAAAAATAATAGTAAAAATGCTTTATCCCAAATATTGAAATTATGACGAAAATAAGACCATACATTCCCATTGATTATCCAGATATTAAACAAAACCTTATTGAAGGGGATTTGTTTTACGAGGAGTTAGATAACGAAGGCAGAATAAATCAGAAAATTCAAAATAACCCTAATTCCATCTTAGTTACAGAGTTGGATGGTAAAGCAGTGGGTAATGTCTTTATTATGGACGATGGCTGGATGGCTCTAATATTTCATCTTGCTGTTAGAAAAGATTATCAGCATAAAGGTATTGGCACCGAACTACTAAAAGCTGCCGAATCCTATCTTAAAGATAAGGGCTATAAGGAAGTTCAAATTGTAGTTAGAGAAGCCAACCCAGAGTTGCTGGGGTATTATGAAAAACTAGGGTATCAGAAGGGCGGTTCCTTCAGATGGATGACTAAAGAGCTACACTAGAACTTGATAAGATAAATTTATGAACGAAACTCTCAAAACTATTCTTAATCGGAAAAGCATTAGGGATTACACGGATAAACCTGTGAGTAAAGCAGATTTAATCTTGCTTTTAAAGGCGGCTATGGCTGCTCCCAGCGGGGGTGACACTCGATCATGGTCTTTCTTCGTGATTCAAAATAAGGCGCTGTTGAAGGAATTGTCGGATATTCTAAAATACGGTCACATGATCCGGGAAGCGGGAGCTGTGATTGTAGTTTGTGGCAATCCCAAAAAATCTACTTTTGACGGTGATCAATACTGGATGTTTGATTGTTCTGTTGCTGCAGAAAATATTTTGTTGGCAGCCGAATCATTAGGTTTAGGGGCAGTTTGGACTGCTGTTTATCCTAATAAAGTTAGAATTAAAAACGTGAAGAAAGTTCTTAATACCCCGAAAGAAATCGAGCCATTATGCACTATCTCGATCGGCCATCCTAAGTCAAAAGTAAAACCGAAAAACAAATTTGATCCCAAGAATATACATTGGAACAAATGGTAAATTATGAAATCTTCTCTTGACCACATTTCTATTAATGTTTCTAATTCTCAAAAATCCATCCCCTTTTATAGGTCGTTATTTAAGTATCTTGAATATGACTTTCTAAAGGATAAGAAAGACTCCTTAGCAGTAAGAAAAAAAGGTGACTGCGATTTCTGGATTTATCCCACAGACAGTAAACACATACCTCATGGTTTTTGTGTAAATAATACAGGGCTAGGCCACATAGCTTTTAGGGTATCTTCTAAAGAAGATGTTGATCGATTTCACGAAGAATATCTAAAACCCAATAATGTTAGGGTATTCAATGGAGGGCCCAAAGCTTTTCCTCAATACACTCCCGATTATTACGCTGTTTTCTTTGAAGACCCCGACAGGATAAAATTAGAAGTTAATTCATTCAAGAGATAACTATGAATGCGGAATTTATCAGATTTACTACCGAAGATAAATTGATCCTACAGGGGATTATTTATCGACCGAACAACTCCAGCGAAAAGGCCT is a genomic window of Patescibacteria group bacterium containing:
- a CDS encoding nitroreductase family protein, giving the protein MNETLKTILNRKSIRDYTDKPVSKADLILLLKAAMAAPSGGDTRSWSFFVIQNKALLKELSDILKYGHMIREAGAVIVVCGNPKKSTFDGDQYWMFDCSVAAENILLAAESLGLGAVWTAVYPNKVRIKNVKKVLNTPKEIEPLCTISIGHPKSKVKPKNKFDPKNIHWNKW
- a CDS encoding GNAT family N-acetyltransferase, producing the protein MTKIRPYIPIDYPDIKQNLIEGDLFYEELDNEGRINQKIQNNPNSILVTELDGKAVGNVFIMDDGWMALIFHLAVRKDYQHKGIGTELLKAAESYLKDKGYKEVQIVVREANPELLGYYEKLGYQKGGSFRWMTKELH
- a CDS encoding VOC family protein, whose product is MKSSLDHISINVSNSQKSIPFYRSLFKYLEYDFLKDKKDSLAVRKKGDCDFWIYPTDSKHIPHGFCVNNTGLGHIAFRVSSKEDVDRFHEEYLKPNNVRVFNGGPKAFPQYTPDYYAVFFEDPDRIKLEVNSFKR
- a CDS encoding MBL fold metallo-hydrolase, whose translation is MAKVKVLIEGYAKELENGWIASSTVCLVTTGDKRIITDPGCNREKLLEALKGENLATGDIDYVFLSHCHPDHVLLAGIFEKAKFVTFDSNLLYDKDHLSKFDIHILGEDIEIVETPGHVLEHLSLIVNTSQGRVAIAGDVIWWVDGEEQKFDIDQEDHSQAKGMNMKQLVESRRNLLEHADYIIPGHGKMFKVQK